GATCACATTGATAATAGTCGCAATGACGCGGAAGCTTtacagatattttaattatgacgttttcaaatatatatttttattttgaattttacaaaattgttaggcgaaataaagaaataatgatTATACTCTAGCCACATTATGAAAAACTTACAGTAATATGTATCTTGTTTTACTAGTGTATCAACAAATACTCACAACATTGTGTTGAACAATCGACATTAGTTCATAAGCCTGGCAATCTGTGCATCGAGAATAAAAACCATGTGagcagaaaaaaaaagtaatgtattacttttttctttagtGTAAGTGCAGTGTAAACAGGGGGAGGTCGGAAGAGCGTGTGATCACGGAGGTAACCGCAACGGTGGCCGTTCGGTGCTCAGGTGAGATTAAAAGTCCGGTGCAGTTGTTTGCGGTGCTCGGGCCCTCAATGCACATGCACTCGTACTGACGTTGCCTCCTGTTCGCTATGATTAATGTGCACACCATTCACCTACAAATAAATGTAGCCCGCACTACGGATATATTGCACTGTAATTTCCAGGTTTCATATTCATTTGTCTGTTTTGTATGAGATCAAAGCGTGCGGACGCTTTTAGTTCGCGGACGAGAGGATTCAATGTGTTCTATCAGAGCGAATCTtaatatgtatgtgttactATCTAAATTGAAAATGCGTTTACATATCTTTCaggtttattttttgatttgaCGTCGATTATAAACTACTTATGAAGTTGAATTACGGTTTGTATGCTGTAATACAGGGTTAAcataatatactatataatatatttatatacaattaaataattcaaagttagaataatatattaacgcTGTAGTATTGTGAACCACAATTAAACACGAAGCAACTGTATAATTCTGTGTAGTGATACTGTGCGAAAGCAATCGGTGAAGGTTCTCAAGGTGGCGCTGAGATTTATAGCAGTAGGCTTCAAACCACTAACGAcacgggcgcgggcggcgcgacCGCGCGGCGACCTCTGACTGATGCTTTACATTTGTTTCTACTGATTTATTTTCACAGACACGTTTGTGCACCCGTTTATTAACCCATTTAACTATCAAACATCATCCCCCTCAAACCGCTTCATTATCATcgcttaatatattattgtattggtATAAAATTGGAGAGTCAGCGTTCACCTCAGACAAAGTTTTCATTAGGAGCGGGCGTAAGTTTGCGGCGAGTGTGCGAGTGGGAACGTTTGGCACGACGCTGATAACACAACAAACAACTTGTTACAAAcgtgtttagttttagttattgCTTCGAGTTCGACGCTTTAACTCATTGGTCTAATAATGAAGAGGGTAGAAGCGGGCGTAGTAATTAAGCTCGGTTTGGTTGTACCGCGGACGGGTGCTCTTCAACTTACGTAATTCAATTTctagtttaatacaaaaactatgCTTTAGTAAGACTAGTAGTTATTTTAAATCCATCGCAGAGTTCGGACGGTGATGAATTTTTACACAAGGCCTCGTCAAAGTGATACAAGATTAAATTACGTGCGGGCGTGTGGACCGGTATGCGGATGCCAGCCAGTctaacaatttttgtttttttttcgtacatTCGTTTGCCGGATGTCAAACAGATCTGTAAACCGAAATCAAATTGGGAAATTTGTGTGGATTGGAATTTGTGTCAGCCAAACGTGGGCGGTATCGCGTTTTAGGTGTGCAGATACACTTTGTACGCGAGTCAGATTGGCAATTTCACTGTTGAAAGTTTAATGTCTTGATAGTTTTTCACGAGATCAAACAAGTTTTTAGTGAAACGTGCGAGTCACGCTCACAGATCGCATTTCGAATAAACCTTACTGTTTTTGTGAGTTTGAAAGATATAAAAAGCTTTGTTGATTTATAGGAACGAATAAGAAAAGAACTACTAGTATTAAaggtttaaaatcaaaatctatGGAATGTAACCCAACACAAGTAGTAACAAAACATCTGTTTACTGCTTACTATAAGGTGAAAAGTGGCACATTAGACGTGTATTTTACTGGCTTCGTCTTTTGTAGTGTGTCCGTTACACGATGTTAGGCAAAGGGGCAGGAAGGGGAAGCGGTTTATCTGTGCTCCGGAACTCAGGAAGACGTACGCCCGCTCCGCTCCGCGCTGAATTCCTTTAGGCTTTACAATCGTACCAAATTGCGATTGTATTATACGCGTGTGTTGGTGAAAAATGATACACTTTTGCTGCACTttcttttgtcatttttttttgagtaaaGAGTTAAACTGACCCAGGTATTAAACACGCCAGAGATTAGAGCAGGTGTTACCAGAATGTGTGCTTGTAATGTCTGAAAGAAAAAatctcttataaaaatattgaatacaataacaattttcaAGAAGTAATTAGTACATTATCTTACTACTATACTATTTCATTTGCgagattaaaattttactagtTGGTGAGAATGGTTAATGGTCAATCTTTGGCCGTCAAATGCGACTGATCAATTAACAATACAGTGGCAATTATAATTgaatcataaataaaactattgacAGGTACAATGTCGGTGTAAAACAAATGTttgataaaactaaaacaagaCTGCTGATATTATATTCGAAgaaactgttaaataaatacatgggtttgtttatttaacatCAAAGCTCCGACTGCCATCTGAGCTCAACTAGGACTCGTTTCCTAAACGTAAACTATTACACAAAGGGGATGTTATGCGAGTACATTGAAATGCCGCGgattatttcaataacattttcttttagaaCGTTTGCCTAGTGCAccgttttattttcttatcttaAGGAAATGTTACGTTGGCTTTGTCTCCTTTGCACAACAAAGCGCGCGCATCAGACGTTGGTCGACCTTCAGGGACCGATTTTAAACGAAATACTAGATTCCACCCCTGGTTTAACCACTTTTAAAGAACCCTCCCCCACTAAGTGAGAATATATATAGTTGTTTCTATACGTTCGTGTATATTAGCTTCAACCTCTATCGTAAATTCTGGTAAAAAGTGTCACAACTTGTGAAACTCGTGAAACTTGGGATACTTACGGTGGCTTTTCACTTTGTCGACAATAAACTCAGTGAAATTGAATAACATACATCAAATAGCAAATAGTAATTGAATTTCAGTCGGAGAAAACTTAGTGCGACTCCACAATGCCAcaagtttcataataaaacttaagtCACGAAATGCGAAAACTGCAACAACACctttattttgagtttttttttatgtataagaagTATGCTATGGCTACCAGTAGAAACATACAGCTCCAAATATCGTCActcaaatataaacaattttattatgattgttgATCATACACAATTGATACAAGTTCGGCTCGAAGATCAACATGTTGCGTTTCTAATTCATATATTTCTGCTATAACGGTCAACACAGAGTGGAGTCCAGAACAAGAAGCATAAATCTGGTCAAATATTCCACGgtgataaaaaagtaattcattCTTATCGACCTAGAAGACACAAAGAGCATACACACAATAAAAACATCTTGTATTCTTATTCTagaacaaatatacaaaaagtgAAAGGAGTCGCGCTCGCTAGAACGGTGTAGCGGCGCTCTCAAGGTGAGCTAAACGTCTGTTACAAGGAATACGAGAAAAGCTAATGATGCTATTTCCTTTCGCCCCCTACCGCACTGCAGCTACaccaaatataattttcaaaggTGTTCGGCGGCGATAGGTAACACATAAATTTAAACTGCGATAGTAATAGGCTAGTGTTGCTCCGGCTTTGATTTAAGGCTGGTGCGAGCTGAAAATGCAGACGATATCCAATTGCGGATTTACGTTcacactatttattttatacgggAAACATTTGCTCTGTTAATGgattaaatataaactaagttgcacgacatttttcatttttaatgttatttcgtAGTAGGTAATTATGGATgtcatattattgttaaattgaatacgagtataaataacatttaaggaATAGTCTTGTCAAACGCGACTATATCATTTTGACTGTTGTTATTTGTAGTACGAAAAAGTACCAACATATTCCACACAAATTATCTTGCGAAAGTTTTATAGCACTTTTCTTATGTGTATACGTTTTATTAGAATCCCGGCGAAAGGTCTAGTCCCTATAGCTCGGTCGGCTCTAACCTCTAATACAGTGCCTGTAGGATGGGCGTAAGTGGTGTTTTGCACAGCAAACAAATACTCCGTGAAATTAACTGCGCCGCGCCCAGAACGTTTCGGACGCCTCGATTTTGCTTAGCGAAGATTTAGAGCTAATAGAAAGAACAAATAGCTTCGGTAAAACTAATGTTGTTTATTGTATACTTGTATGTAATGAATCTTATGAAGCCGTGAGAAGTGGTTTCGGGAAGAAATAAGTTAAAGTCGAACAGTTggtaaaaaaatgctttattagaccatttataaaatttaccaACACGACAAAAGCagtataaaaaacacaaataaaacttaacagagtcaatattattgaaataacaaatcaaaatattgaaaaacattaacaaacTGACGTAATCATTAACAAAACTGTAACACTTTTGAAATAGCTTCGCCTCGTTATGACTGACAAGCTGAATCAGCAAAGACATTGAAGTTGAACTGAGGAAGTTCGCTGCAAGATGTCAGAGGATTTctgaaacagaaatatttatagcCATTACATCACATCAAAACGAAACTTTGACTAAACGTCTGATCGGGGGACACGTCTAATGGCATTTGCCGGGCTAATAAAATATGCcattaaattctttaaataaaaaaatgcttttctagtaacaaataaatttgaaattaagAGTAGGTATTTCAAAACTGTGAGAGATGcaatgattaattttaaattaaaatcttactCAGGACTGATGTTCAGGAAAGCATGTGGCTGAATCTCAGTAACGCCATCGCCCACGGCGCAAAGCATCATTGCTAATGTCAGCTTCCTCACTTCAAGCATTTGCTCTGAAACGCAAAATCGAACCATATGTTTATTGTGACGTAATAGAATTGAGGGTATTTTTGTGTCATCAATGTAAGCGAATGTCCGTTCAATATATAATTAACGCTTAGCACAAAAATTCTCCTAGCAACAAAAAGAAACGAATCCTTTTGAAGACGGTTATACGTTTCTAGTCCAAGTCAATGCCATTACAGCCAGTGGCAGTACTGACAAACAATCATAACACCTTAATAAACAAACCTTTCGTGAACGCATGTGGTCTGTCACATCTCTCGTACCAATGTCTGTCACAAGTCTGGGATTGAAGCAAGTCCTCCATCATTATGCAGGCGAGGGTCTGCGGGATCTTACCACCCTTCATTGGATTCTCCAACCAGAGACCACTCATCAAATCCACATCTATAACGTCTTCGTAAATTTCTTTTAATAGTGCGACATTctgtaaaagtttttaaacaacGCTTTAAAGCCTAGGGATTCAAAGGTGATATACGAACAGTATCTACCATGATACAGCATTTTAAAAAATCTCATTCTTTTGTATTAGGTCgcggaaaaagttttttcgcattatactatgtatgaacttggtataaaatcttttctctacccaaaaaagctcgatatttgagtacctcacgagctcactgaaagaaaccttatgaaccgtgtactcatttgtgattcttgaagccaaagagattttattataagttcgtacaatactataatgcgaaaagacttttattacaagtagaaaagagattttattaaaagttgtacgaacttgtgataaaatctctttggctataatgcaaaaagacttgttccccgacctaatacaaaAACCAGTATCTACCAAGATACAGTATATAAAAACAATCTGCTCCTTTTATACATACACTTTCAGATATGATGTCGTTTTGGACTAAGTCGTCGAAGCTGGTGATTGTGATACCAGTGCATTTATAAACGTAATCAATGTAGGGAGCTAATCCAAATAGACGGTTTTTGTGTAAGTCGCTCGTGACAATGTCCAGAGCTTTTTGAACCTCGCCGGCCCCTTTCTCTGCAATCTAAAACGCAAACGTAGTATTTTATATcgtatttcatacaaatcacTATActcaaacacaaataaatttatgGTCCACCGGACAAAGTTGGAGGGAGGGGGAGGGGGTGTAGacctatagaaaatatttttttgaaaatctgCACAATTGCATGgcttgtaattttaattattcaaatatatttcttattttagatTAAATCCTTAGCCTGGTCACATATGACATAATCatacgtaaaatatttcaacattattatcGCGATTTTTTCCTAAATTTCTCAGCAGAAAACCAGGCAACGCCGCAGGTATCaactatattttaattgaaattctaAATACTTACATCAAAATCAACGCTGTGGTCATAGTTTGAAGTCGGTTGTCTGAAACAGCCTTGAGTAAATTGGTCTATGTAGTCGTCTTTGGCTAAAAGACCAACTCTAAAACTGGCGTTAACGATAGCGAAGTCATCGATATGACGACCTTTTGAATCATACAATCtagaaaagtaaaatacatttgaacAATATATTTGCTGACATAGGTTGTTGTCAGATATCATCACAGAGAAGATTCTGACGATAAATATTACATAGATCAAATTCATCCGTCTAGTAAATAgaagcacgattctctacagtcagtacaaTCGAGCACGagaacttgacatttaaaatgtactgcaaaaatagttccagtggcgcccgttagaggcgctatACACATAATTATCATAGCTAGCCTAGGTTGTCAAAAGATGATAACAGAATCGTGCTGTAGGTAGAAATGGGTTTAAAGTAAGTGAGTAACTTAAAAGCACAATTTGACTAGGTACTCACTTTTGTTTAGTCTCTTGCATAATATGGAACCAACGCAGCGCGTAATTGTATTCTAAAGACACTTGTGGATAACATTTGTCATTGTAATTTTCTCTACAATCAGGAGAGTCACTGATGACACCAGAATGTACCAAGTTCTCGTGTCCTGaaaaaaagttttgattaagattaaacatttttgaaattgcctataaaatatatttttttactacaaagACCTACTTAAAGCTTGCGGCTTCGCTCACAGGGTGATCTTCTTTGGTGGAAAATACTATGACTGACTGTTTTGCGGGGAGATAGTTGAAATTTTTATGCCTGAGCAAAGCTACTGCGAGGGCTCTAACACACaactaggcaagggtctccacacaagtgcggattggggactttgcataccttcaagaactgttctaaagaactctcaggcatgcaaagttgcatcagaaaaaagaaagaaaaataaatcacaactcggctatcactgcttgcTTTTATACAcaaccaaataataatataatttggaaTTCAATACCAACTCAATATCATGGGAGACGAGTGTCTCGTGGTGGCCTTTCTGTTGAACGATTCAAAGTGTTATTCATATCTTACCTACTAAAGCATCTAGCCATTCGTACAAGTACATCTGTTGCGACCAAGCAATGCAGATTTCTCGAGCTGTTTTAAACAAGGTCTCGTCATCCCAGCAAGGGTTCACTGCTGCCAGGTTGCTAGCGACGTAGTTATGGAGTCGAACAAACCAGATGGTAAACAGACTGGTTGGCAGCAATGCGTTGCGgtctaaaataaagaaaatcatgAAAAAGAGGCTATGGTATAAAAAATGGGATTACgatttacaaaatgaaaacattttcgGGCAACGACGACCCAGTACATTATCGGTCTTCAAAATCTAAATTAGTTTAACTTTGTTCTCAGGTGTGGTAGCATTAAGCATCTTAACCTATAGATACGTAGAAAAAAATCGTTACTTACGCCACTTAAAGCATCTAGTTTCATCAGCTTGATTTGTAACGCACGCTTCTTCCTGGCCATTTGGAGGCCAAATCTTGCCGTTCTCTTCCTCTACCTCTAACTGTCCATCGACAAAACTCCTTAACACTCTATCGCCTTGGTTCAGAGCATTATAGATTTGAGACATGTCAAAATTTGTCGTTGCTTGTGCAATCTACAAGGCAATGTTTACGTTAAAGCTTAAGGGTCTCACTTCTTGCTTATAGTATATCgtacttacattataaattaGAGGATTCGGGTGTTTCAATGTTTTGAAGAATGTTTACAATGCAAATTACTGAACGGAACTGATGACAATTTGTTACACAAATAGATTATGGCCTGTATTAACATGCGCATTTCGCCTAGGATTTTTTTTACGTGGAAACATTTACCTTATTTCAGCAGTTTTGCTACATCAGTTGCAAGGtctcttttaaaattaatagataaaaGTATTTGCTGTCAGTCCTACGTAAAATGTGCTCTaagaatatacttatttatttagtttggaTATTAGACATCGTAGGTCCTAATCGTCTGCTCCATAATATTTTTGTCTCCACCTTACATGCTTTCAAAACCAAACAAAACTACTAGTTCAAAAAGAATTAGACTAAGTAGGCTTGTAACCATGGACATTGTTGCCATAATGCTAATGTTCTGTacaatagttattaaaataaataaagtcttaCCGGGGAAGGTATAGGATCATCGGTACACTTGTAGTCCTGTGTGTAGATGGGTCTAGTCATGTTCAGACATCTGAGGCCATCGAACCTGTGCCATGGATCATCTTCTTCGAGAAAGTTCGATGCGCATCCATAATCGTTCATATGTTCCTTCTCGCAACAGTTAGTGCGGTAGATTAGATAGTTTTCTGaaaacatacagacataagAATCCTTTGGTAAGTCATAGTATACATAATTTCTGACTTACCAACAAACATCCTATCTAAACcaaactgttttaaattattcaaaggTTTCTTATGAAAACTTTTATTACGActatttttgtgaaattgtattttgattgtttttttttcttatacttaTTCACCTATTTCCAGAGGtttcttaagaaataaaactcaGTAAATGAACAATATTTGGTAGAATAATCAGAAATCAGCAAAACTGTTCTTCTGCAAATCCAAATTAAAAATGGTGGTTAGCGccgataaaaatgaaaaaacacgtgtttttctttatatcactgcgtaaaaaaaagtttttgtttatttagttatttaaaatacatagtgttactgtgtattttttataaagttattgtaaTTTTGAGAAATGCACTTACCAACGTCGTGAATGGATCCAATGTCAAGATACATAAATATGCCGTAGTAAGGTAAGTTAAGGGTGAGATCTGGATGCACAGACTTGCCAGTTTTCAACAAAGCTAGACGTACACTTCGCGGCGATGGCAGTTCTTTGCCAGATTTGGCTTTTCTAGCATGATACCCTGTAGCAAAGTTGAAAATGATGTCTCAAAATAACAGGTTTACAATGAATTAGAATATAAGTGACTTAAGAAGCGCAGACACGGGGACCGATTCGACATTTCTCTTGgtctttatatattatttctatgtgGATCATATGATTGTACTTTGATAATGATAGCAAACTCTGCTTGTTTCCACTCATCGTGGGTACAATTTGTACGGGTTGTTTTTATTCAGATCACTATAAATACCGTTATTCACGATTTTACTTACCATTGTAGAAATGTGCTGGAAGAAGCCTGTACATGGGATTAAAGTAAGTGCCTCTTGAAGGATAGTCGAGGTTGTTGCAGGATCCATCTGTACGTCTCCAGTCATTGGGATCGCAAGGTTGAGCAACCGAAACCGTGCAGTATCTTATGagaaaaatcattattattaaaaaaaaacatgcatatCCCACGCAGTATACTTAGGTTTTCATCTTGAGTCAAGCGTGGTAAAACTTTTAtccaagatttttttctttactacCCGGTAAAGAGAGTAAAGTCGCTAGTCTATCCCTTCGCTGACTGTAGTGGAATACAGTCCCAACGAGTACGTACTATGCCCCAACCACGTTTTTGGCCTTATTTGCAGTAGCACTACTACGAGTGcattaaaacacttttaatttttacacatttgGCCATTATTGACAAATtgcttcttcttatcgtatggttagtggtcaacctggtgtcaaagttgttcaagccgcccgagaggcctttaacgtggcttaacgactgttatcttagtagacaacaaccgggaccgacttttaacgtgccctccgaagcacggagacgcccagttcaaataccactatgcggtcacccatctctggaatgaccgcgccaatgattgcttcacccacagatcgtttaccgaccggtgagcgcaactggctatgggcgtctcgAAATTGACAAATTGCTGGCCGCTCGCTATAGCCGAATATTGGCctaaagaaaattgttactaaatagtataacataatgtttttgtaaatcgTAGACGGTCTTCTCGACACAGGCATGCCTAGTGAGAAGACCACCAGATATTGTTCCTACCGTTAAGAATGTATCAGCTTTAGATATAGAAATAAtgtgaagtgtttattttagaaagttGTATTTGTCTATTGCTGCAAtagatatttttcattttttttcataatgtaCGGTTagttaagataatattaattaaacttaccCATCTTGGTCTATAGATTCaaagtactttattttttcttctgtaGCTGGTGTAGCCAAGTAAGAATCGTATACTACAAATTCTTCGGCGTGGCAGAGCCAGGCGCAGACCGGAAGGAACAAGACACTCTTCCACATGATTACTCTTGCAATTGTGACAATCCCGTCAAGTCAGCGTTTTTTATACTGACGTTGTTTTATTTCCTACCAACTGTTTTAACAATGGAAAAGTtcgatgccatcaaaaacattctgtaaaaacctcaagtctcgccgtaaaaagttgtgagatctatataataccaagtcgattaatctatttagtctctacttaaaggaccttctgtcttaagttattacgtacgtatgttattatcatgccaattaaaaaaaatacctttaaaacaaatagaccgacctggccatcgcatgatttaattattagtatgtatcacactatacagcacgacgagaagttagtgctcctgaaatgttaatggcgaatttgtgttttcttgcgatgaccaagtcgatctatttgttttaaaggtattttttttttaattggcatgataataacatacgtacgtaataacttaagacagaaggtcctttaagtagagactaaatagattaatcgacttggtattatatagatctcacaactttttacggcgagacttgaggtttttacagaatgtttttgatggcatctcacttctttttgtagagcgaacataagtccaatttgcatggaaagacgttttttttttcataattcaacatattttcctatgggaatgttgttcagtttcatgggctaaacacccttacccaccctataccccctcccgttatgcctcatatagtaggtacctatttacacctatttattttattttctacagtaataataattcattaactgcaaatgtaaccttgtaatcttattcatttatatgggattacaaagttattgttgcagttggtgtatttaaaaaactggaccgaaattagaaaatattacatttttcccatgattaagacaccaaaccctatttgtattctaaattttaagcttctaagtctgctagaagtaccttagacttttgatgatcggtgagtcagtgagtcagtgagtcagtgaatcagtgagtgacaaaattcaaaattttaacaagttgtcattcttaaactactggttcaaattgactgaaattttaaatataccgtgtttatacaatgactaattagttgctgaaaatccaggcttcttgttttatccacaacgaaattataggggtgtcaaaaatagcccgaattgcttcgagaaaaggatgttacggccgtgccgcttttttttgctcgacttgcgggggcacttccgtgcccccagatgaaAGTAATTGCATAATTTTTAAGGGTTACTCAACAACAGTAAAATGACACgtaaagaaattaaaagttaagattattttatgatatgatatgaGAGGTGTCCGGATCAATGGAAGGGTTAGGCTTTGATTCCACCACACTTATATACGTTTGTGTTTGATTACTCATGAAACAACAATCCCTCATTAATTGTCCCCAAAATTAGCTAAAGTTAACCGTTGGAACAATCTTATGCTTATGCTGTTTTTACTCGATAACGCAACTGAAAGGAAGGTAATGTGTTTATGGgtctatgtttgtttgtatgttttttacgtAATGTTGCTACGAAGACATCAACACCCCCGACAACGAACATTGCTGAGGCACTAAAGAAGCGCGCTGGACCGGTCAGCGCTTCGAATCTTTTGTTATATTGGCTCTACAGGGTATTTTCAGTTGAGTCATCATGCATtgctgcatgtcccgccccaggaaAGAAAGCGGGGGTttgtcgggctctcccggtgGCAAGAcgttccggctaacatgggcatacctgacggtgttccttctacagtcaccataaggtggccaggacgcggtacctccaatcggatactccgcgtatTTGTGTTTACTTAACCTAACATAAAACTATGTTAAATATTATCCTACGTTCCCTATTCATGTCCACATTACCTGTGATTTCCTTCGTGCTGTTTCATTTAGGTTGTATAAGGTTAATGGTATGATCGTGTCAATAAATATGACGCCGTTGACAGCTCTAAAATAGTAGCAAAATTATGTGCACAATGAT
Above is a window of Anticarsia gemmatalis isolate Benzon Research Colony breed Stoneville strain chromosome 7, ilAntGemm2 primary, whole genome shotgun sequence DNA encoding:
- the LOC142974175 gene encoding peroxidase-like, with translation MFVENYLIYRTNCCEKEHMNDYGCASNFLEEDDPWHRFDGLRCLNMTRPIYTQDYKCTDDPIPSPIAQATTNFDMSQIYNALNQGDRVLRSFVDGQLEVEEENGKIWPPNGQEEACVTNQADETRCFKWHRNALLPTSLFTIWFVRLHNYVASNLAAVNPCWDDETLFKTAREICIAWSQQMYLYEWLDALVGHENLVHSGVISDSPDCRENYNDKCYPQVSLEYNYALRWFHIMQETKQKLYDSKGRHIDDFAIVNASFRVGLLAKDDYIDQFTQGCFRQPTSNYDHSVDFDIAEKGAGEVQKALDIVTSDLHKNRLFGLAPYIDYVYKCTGITITSFDDLVQNDIISESNVALLKEIYEDVIDVDLMSGLWLENPMKGGKIPQTLACIMMEDLLQSQTCDRHWYERCDRPHAFTKEQMLEVRKLTLAMMLCAVGDGVTEIQPHAFLNISPENPLTSCSELPQFNFNVFADSACQS